The following are encoded in a window of Lichenicola cladoniae genomic DNA:
- a CDS encoding carbohydrate ABC transporter permease, which yields MTDSLGRRTLIAVLGWTVAIVLFFPIFWMVVTSFKSETDAITARLLFTPTLNAYRDVFARADYLSFAFNSVVVSVGGSVLALAFAIPAAYSMAFHPTHRTRGTLLWMLSTKMLPPVGVLVPIYLLFRSTGLLDTRTGLVAIYALMNLPIVVWMLFTFYKEVPREILEAGRMDGANTWGEVWHLLLPLTLPGIASTGLLSLILCWNEAFWSLNLTSSQAAPLTAFIASFSSPQGLFFAKLSAASTMAVAPILVFGWFSQKQLVQGLTFGAVK from the coding sequence ATGACTGACAGTCTCGGACGACGCACCCTGATCGCCGTACTCGGCTGGACCGTGGCGATCGTGTTGTTCTTCCCGATCTTCTGGATGGTGGTCACCAGCTTCAAGAGCGAGACCGACGCGATCACCGCGCGCCTATTGTTCACCCCGACCCTCAATGCCTATCGCGACGTGTTCGCACGCGCGGACTATCTCTCGTTCGCCTTCAACAGCGTCGTGGTGTCGGTCGGCGGCAGTGTGCTCGCACTAGCGTTCGCGATCCCGGCCGCCTACTCCATGGCGTTCCATCCGACCCACCGCACGCGCGGCACGCTGCTCTGGATGCTGTCGACCAAGATGCTGCCACCGGTCGGTGTGCTTGTGCCGATCTACCTGTTGTTCCGCTCCACCGGCCTGCTCGACACCAGGACCGGCCTAGTCGCGATCTATGCGCTGATGAACCTGCCGATCGTCGTCTGGATGCTGTTCACCTTCTACAAGGAGGTCCCGCGGGAGATCCTGGAAGCCGGGCGGATGGATGGCGCCAACACCTGGGGCGAGGTCTGGCACCTGCTGCTGCCGCTGACACTGCCCGGCATCGCCTCGACCGGCCTGCTTTCCCTCATCTTGTGCTGGAACGAGGCGTTCTGGAGCCTCAACCTGACATCCTCGCAGGCAGCACCACTGACTGCCTTCATCGCCTCGTTCTCATCGCCACAGGGCCTGTTCTTCGCCAAGCTGTCGGCTGCGTCCACGATGGCAGTCGCACCGATCCTGGTTTTTGGCTGGTTCAGCCAGAAGCAGCTCGTCCAGGGGCTCACCTTTGGCGCCGTAAAGTAG
- a CDS encoding carbohydrate ABC transporter permease, with the protein MAASAGENVMGGTAAPTVAARRPGSWLVMPSVGVLLIWMIVPLVMTVWFSFRFYNLLDPSVHGFAGLDNYTYLVTDPNFWVSLRNTMVLLVAVLVITVGLGTLLAVLFNQPFPGRNVARVLAISPFFVMPTVSALLWKNLLMHPIYGVFGVVAHTFGLQPVDWFAQYPLASVITIVSWEWLPFALLILLTAVQSLDQEQREAARMDGAGVIAQFFFITLPHLSRAISVVIMIETIFLLTIFAEIFVTTSGGPGNATTNLAFLIYSRALLQFDIGGASAGGVVAIILANIVAIFLVRSVARRLEV; encoded by the coding sequence ATGGCGGCATCGGCAGGCGAGAACGTGATGGGCGGCACCGCCGCGCCCACGGTAGCCGCGAGGCGCCCCGGAAGCTGGCTGGTCATGCCATCGGTAGGGGTCCTGCTGATCTGGATGATCGTCCCGCTGGTCATGACCGTCTGGTTCTCGTTCAGGTTCTACAACCTGCTCGATCCGTCGGTTCATGGCTTTGCCGGGCTCGACAACTACACCTACCTCGTGACCGACCCGAACTTCTGGGTGTCGTTGCGCAATACGATGGTGCTGCTGGTTGCGGTGCTAGTCATCACCGTCGGCCTCGGCACCTTGCTGGCCGTGCTGTTCAACCAGCCGTTCCCGGGCCGCAACGTCGCCCGGGTGCTGGCGATCTCGCCGTTCTTCGTCATGCCGACGGTGAGTGCGCTGCTCTGGAAGAACCTGCTGATGCACCCGATCTACGGCGTGTTCGGTGTCGTCGCGCATACGTTCGGGCTGCAGCCGGTGGACTGGTTCGCGCAATATCCGCTGGCATCGGTCATCACCATCGTTTCGTGGGAATGGCTGCCTTTCGCGTTGCTCATCCTGCTGACCGCGGTGCAGTCGCTCGATCAGGAACAGCGTGAGGCGGCCCGCATGGACGGCGCCGGCGTGATCGCACAGTTCTTCTTCATCACGCTGCCGCATCTGTCGCGGGCGATCAGCGTGGTGATCATGATCGAGACGATCTTCCTGCTGACCATTTTCGCCGAGATCTTCGTGACCACGTCCGGCGGACCGGGCAACGCCACCACCAACCTGGCCTTCCTGATCTATTCCAGGGCGCTGCTGCAGTTCGATATCGGCGGCGCCTCCGCGGGCGGCGTGGTGGCGATCATCCTTGCCAACATCGTCGCGATCTTCCTGGTTCGAAGCGTTGCACGCAGGCTGGAGGTTTAG
- a CDS encoding Trm112 family protein: MTDVPTQPRPAPLDPRLLEILVCPITKGELIYDRDAGELISRQAGLAFPIRDGIPIMLPDEARQIAE, encoded by the coding sequence ATGACAGACGTTCCAACCCAGCCACGCCCTGCCCCGCTCGATCCGAGGCTGCTGGAAATCCTGGTCTGCCCGATCACCAAGGGGGAACTGATCTACGATCGCGACGCCGGCGAACTGATCAGCCGGCAGGCTGGTCTTGCGTTCCCGATCCGCGACGGGATCCCGATCATGTTGCCCGACGAAGCGCGTCAGATCGCCGAATAG
- a CDS encoding SDR family NAD(P)-dependent oxidoreductase, whose protein sequence is MGKLDGKVAVITGGSSGMALASARRFVEEGAYVFITGRRQEALDEAVTLIGRNVTGVRGDASNLDDLDRLFDTVKREKGKIDILYASAGMGESVPLGEITEQHFDAAFNLNARGTLFTVQKALPLFNDGGSILMTGSIASIKGFPGFSVYAASKATLLAFARGWLNELKGRNIRVNVLSPGQIATPIQEQLFDEATMRYFESLVPRGKMGGPEEIATVALFLASDDSSFVNGVELYVDGGTSAI, encoded by the coding sequence ATGGGAAAGCTTGACGGCAAGGTTGCAGTCATCACCGGTGGATCGAGCGGCATGGCGCTGGCGAGCGCCAGGCGGTTCGTTGAAGAAGGCGCCTACGTTTTCATCACGGGCCGGAGACAGGAGGCGCTGGACGAGGCCGTCACGCTGATCGGCCGGAACGTGACCGGCGTGCGTGGCGACGCGTCCAATCTCGACGACCTCGACCGCCTGTTCGATACGGTGAAGCGGGAGAAGGGCAAGATCGACATCCTGTACGCCAGCGCCGGCATGGGCGAATCGGTCCCACTGGGCGAGATTACCGAGCAGCATTTCGATGCGGCTTTCAACCTGAATGCGCGCGGCACGCTGTTCACGGTTCAGAAGGCGCTGCCGCTGTTCAACGATGGCGGATCGATCCTGATGACCGGGTCGATTGCCTCGATTAAAGGCTTTCCCGGTTTCAGTGTTTATGCGGCGAGCAAGGCGACGTTGCTCGCATTTGCACGCGGGTGGCTGAACGAACTGAAGGGCAGGAATATCCGGGTGAACGTGCTGAGCCCGGGGCAGATCGCCACACCCATTCAGGAGCAACTCTTCGACGAGGCGACGATGCGATATTTCGAATCGCTGGTCCCGCGCGGGAAAATGGGTGGACCCGAGGAAATCGCGACGGTCGCGCTGTTTCTCGCCTCGGACGATTCGAGCTTCGTGAACGGGGTGGAATTGTATGTCGATGGCGGCACCTCGGCCATCTAG
- a CDS encoding LysR family transcriptional regulator, with protein MIDWDDVRFFLAVARGGSVRAGAGRLAVNHSTVLRRIAQLEERLGANMFEKLPSGYRLTEAGEEVLELAKQMEKSSHQLETRVFGRDQSVRGLLRVTLAPTLATHLLMPDLADFARLHPDIEMEILSSGELANLTNREADVALRVVYDRKTLPLNLHGLKGPELFGGVYMSRDRLAAWHAGAPDPIRWIVISIHGIPDWAREGEFRTTGVPFRTTDSEAQIVAVRQGLGMTALPCFVGDADPLLARVPGTDLHMHGTLWLLTQGETRKTKRVGLFTEFVSRRLAAYAPLLAGLSVSHD; from the coding sequence ATGATCGACTGGGATGACGTTCGCTTCTTTCTTGCCGTCGCACGCGGCGGCTCGGTGCGGGCTGGCGCCGGGCGCCTCGCGGTGAATCACTCGACCGTGCTGCGACGCATCGCTCAGCTCGAGGAACGCCTCGGGGCGAACATGTTCGAAAAGCTGCCTTCGGGCTACCGCCTGACGGAAGCGGGCGAGGAAGTCCTCGAGCTCGCGAAGCAGATGGAAAAGTCATCGCACCAGCTGGAAACGCGCGTGTTCGGTCGCGACCAGAGCGTGCGCGGTCTTCTGCGGGTGACGTTGGCACCGACCCTCGCGACACACCTGCTCATGCCGGACCTAGCCGACTTCGCGCGTCTGCATCCGGACATCGAGATGGAAATCCTGTCCTCCGGCGAGCTGGCAAATCTGACCAACCGGGAGGCCGATGTCGCACTCCGCGTCGTTTACGACCGCAAGACCCTGCCGCTCAATCTTCACGGCCTGAAGGGACCGGAGCTGTTCGGCGGCGTCTACATGTCCCGCGACCGACTGGCCGCGTGGCATGCGGGTGCGCCGGATCCCATCCGGTGGATCGTCATAAGCATCCATGGCATCCCGGACTGGGCCCGCGAGGGTGAGTTTCGCACCACTGGGGTTCCGTTCAGGACCACGGACAGCGAGGCGCAGATCGTTGCGGTACGGCAAGGGCTCGGGATGACGGCACTGCCGTGCTTCGTCGGAGATGCCGACCCCCTCCTGGCGAGGGTGCCGGGCACCGACCTGCACATGCATGGGACGCTCTGGCTTCTCACGCAGGGGGAGACACGCAAGACGAAGCGCGTAGGGCTCTTTACCGAGTTCGTATCCCGCAGGCTCGCCGCCTACGCGCCATTGCTCGCGGGCCTGTCCGTATCGCACGACTGA
- a CDS encoding tetratricopeptide repeat protein, producing the protein MDYIIGQPRPGQPSGNTSRPARSGPDDGLIGSAPVPVPGAGTGTGTGGDAEIIMDSDQRTFMADVIEDSRRVPVLVDFWATWCGPCKTLTPALEKITRAAGGRIKLVKIDIDANRALVSQLSQLGLPLQSVPTVAAFWQGQILDLFQGALPESEIKRFVEALLKAAGGAMPSADLLAEARLALEEGRLEEAAGAFSALLEEEPENPDAWGGLIRTLLALGDEEQAKAALAEVPAKFADHAEIAGARAALTLAEEGRRVVDELDGIRTRLAADADDHAARYELATGLNASGQRAEAAEALLEILKRDRTWNDGAARLQLIRFFEAWGFDEPASLSARRRMSALLFS; encoded by the coding sequence ATGGATTACATCATCGGCCAGCCCCGACCAGGTCAGCCTTCCGGCAACACATCGCGCCCGGCCAGGTCCGGTCCGGACGATGGGCTGATCGGCTCGGCTCCCGTTCCGGTGCCCGGTGCCGGCACCGGCACCGGCACCGGTGGTGATGCCGAGATCATCATGGATAGCGACCAGCGCACCTTCATGGCCGACGTCATCGAGGATAGCCGCCGGGTGCCGGTACTGGTCGATTTCTGGGCGACCTGGTGTGGTCCCTGCAAGACACTGACCCCGGCGCTGGAGAAGATAACCCGCGCCGCCGGCGGCCGCATCAAGCTGGTCAAGATCGATATCGATGCCAACCGTGCCCTGGTGTCGCAGCTGTCGCAGCTCGGGCTGCCGCTGCAGTCGGTACCGACGGTGGCCGCGTTCTGGCAGGGCCAGATCCTCGATCTGTTCCAGGGCGCGCTGCCCGAGAGCGAGATCAAGCGGTTCGTCGAGGCGCTGCTGAAAGCAGCAGGCGGTGCGATGCCGTCCGCCGACCTGCTCGCCGAGGCCCGGCTGGCCCTGGAAGAGGGGCGCCTCGAGGAAGCTGCAGGCGCATTCTCGGCTCTGCTCGAGGAGGAGCCCGAAAACCCGGATGCATGGGGTGGGCTGATCCGCACGCTGCTGGCGCTGGGCGACGAGGAGCAGGCCAAGGCGGCTCTGGCCGAGGTGCCGGCGAAGTTTGCCGATCACGCTGAAATTGCCGGCGCGCGCGCGGCCCTTACGCTGGCCGAGGAAGGCCGGCGCGTGGTCGACGAACTGGATGGCATCCGCACCCGGCTTGCGGCAGATGCGGACGACCATGCGGCGCGCTACGAGCTCGCCACCGGGCTGAACGCGAGCGGTCAGCGTGCCGAGGCGGCCGAGGCCTTGCTTGAAATCCTCAAGCGGGATCGCACCTGGAACGACGGCGCGGCGCGGCTGCAACTGATCAGGTTCTTCGAGGCGTGGGGCTTCGACGAACCGGCGTCCCTTTCCGCGCGTCGCCGGATGTCGGCGCTGCTGTTCAGCTAG
- a CDS encoding ABC transporter substrate-binding protein, which translates to MTTRISGRLTAAAVLSAVLGTAGASAAYADSTITVATVNNGDMVVMQKLSSVFEKEHPDIHVRWVVLEENVLRQRVTTDIATQAGQFDVMTIGNYEVPIWAKQGWLVPMDNLPAAYDVADLLKPVAEGLTYEGKLYALPFYAESAMTYYRTDLFKKAGITMAEAPTYAQIREYADKITDKPNQIYGMCLRGKPGWGENMAYVTTLVDAEGGQWFDMAWKPTINTPAWKTAITYYADILKADGPPGVSSNGFNETLALFASGHCGMWIDSTVAAGLLYDKKQSQVSDKVGFAPIPTGSFTGGPTWLWSWNLGIPASSKQKDAARTFVTWATSKEYVALVAKENGWVAVPPGTRQSTYDNPEYKAVAPFAGFVQRAIGSANSKGQTKEPRPYTGGQFVAIPEFQGIGTQVGQTIAGVLTGQSTVDQALKTAQYSTARVMNQAGYPKK; encoded by the coding sequence ATGACGACTCGAATCTCCGGCCGTTTGACGGCCGCGGCAGTGCTGAGCGCTGTTCTGGGGACGGCTGGCGCCTCGGCTGCCTATGCCGACTCGACGATCACCGTCGCGACCGTGAACAACGGCGACATGGTGGTGATGCAGAAGCTCTCCTCGGTGTTCGAGAAGGAACATCCCGACATCCACGTCCGCTGGGTCGTTCTGGAAGAAAACGTGCTGCGCCAGCGCGTGACTACCGATATCGCCACCCAGGCCGGCCAGTTCGACGTCATGACCATCGGCAACTACGAAGTGCCGATCTGGGCCAAGCAGGGTTGGCTGGTGCCGATGGATAACCTCCCCGCCGCCTACGATGTCGCCGACCTGCTGAAGCCGGTGGCCGAAGGCCTGACCTATGAGGGCAAGCTGTACGCGCTGCCGTTCTACGCGGAGAGTGCGATGACCTACTATCGCACCGACCTGTTCAAGAAGGCCGGCATCACCATGGCCGAGGCGCCAACTTACGCGCAGATCCGTGAATACGCCGACAAGATCACCGATAAGCCGAACCAGATCTACGGCATGTGCCTGCGCGGCAAGCCTGGCTGGGGCGAGAATATGGCCTATGTCACAACGCTGGTCGATGCCGAGGGCGGCCAGTGGTTCGACATGGCCTGGAAGCCCACGATCAACACGCCTGCTTGGAAAACCGCGATCACCTACTACGCGGATATCCTCAAGGCCGATGGTCCGCCCGGCGTTTCCTCGAACGGCTTCAACGAGACCCTGGCGCTGTTCGCCAGCGGGCACTGTGGCATGTGGATCGACTCCACGGTCGCCGCCGGCCTGCTCTATGACAAGAAGCAGTCGCAGGTCTCCGACAAGGTCGGTTTCGCCCCGATCCCGACCGGCAGCTTCACCGGCGGCCCGACCTGGCTGTGGAGCTGGAACCTCGGCATCCCGGCTTCGTCCAAGCAGAAGGATGCGGCGCGTACCTTCGTAACCTGGGCGACGTCCAAGGAATACGTGGCGCTGGTCGCCAAGGAAAACGGTTGGGTGGCCGTGCCTCCCGGCACCCGCCAGAGCACCTACGACAACCCCGAATACAAGGCCGTCGCCCCGTTCGCGGGCTTCGTGCAGCGCGCGATCGGTTCCGCCAACTCCAAGGGACAGACCAAGGAGCCTCGTCCCTACACGGGCGGGCAGTTCGTTGCCATTCCTGAGTTCCAGGGCATCGGTACGCAGGTCGGCCAGACCATCGCCGGCGTGCTGACCGGGCAGAGCACCGTGGACCAGGCGCTAAAGACTGCGCAGTATTCGACGGCTCGTGTCATGAACCAGGCTGGCTACCCGAAGAAGTAG
- a CDS encoding GNAT family N-acetyltransferase — MEIRPELPDDHALVGLLYRQAFIGNYEAELIDELRRVGVTPIALVAVDDGELVGHIMFATVGLEVDGRPVPSLALAEMAVQTDLQRAGIGGKLIKAGLDAARAQGCAVVVVLGHPTYYPRFGFGAELARHLRTQFRGGDAFMALELQPGALDGEDGVVTYPAAFRLGPLG; from the coding sequence ATGGAAATACGCCCAGAGCTACCGGACGATCACGCCCTGGTCGGGCTGCTCTACCGCCAGGCCTTCATCGGCAACTACGAAGCCGAGCTCATCGACGAGTTGCGCCGGGTCGGGGTCACGCCGATCGCACTCGTGGCGGTCGACGATGGCGAACTCGTCGGCCACATCATGTTCGCGACCGTAGGGCTGGAGGTGGATGGCCGACCGGTACCGTCGCTTGCGCTGGCCGAGATGGCCGTTCAGACCGACCTGCAACGTGCAGGGATTGGCGGGAAGCTGATCAAGGCAGGACTGGATGCGGCAAGGGCGCAGGGGTGTGCTGTGGTGGTCGTGCTTGGCCACCCGACCTACTACCCGCGCTTCGGTTTCGGCGCCGAACTTGCGCGGCACCTGCGCACCCAATTCCGGGGAGGCGATGCCTTCATGGCGCTCGAGCTGCAGCCCGGCGCCCTGGATGGCGAGGACGGCGTCGTCACGTATCCGGCTGCGTTCCGCCTCGGACCACTCGGCTAG
- a CDS encoding ABC transporter ATP-binding protein, translated as MATLSLRNLKKAYGTAEVIKGIDLDIADREFVVFVGPSGCGKSTLLRMIAGLEEITSGELMIDGKRVNEVGPADRGLAMVFQSYALYPHMTVAQNMGFALRLAKVPKAERDAKVAEAARILQLGPYLDRKPKDLSGGQRQRVAIGRAIVRAPKVFLFDEPLSNLDAALRGQTRIEIARLHEDLAVTMIYVTHDQIEAMTMADKIVVLQAGRIEQVGSPLELYHYPANLFVAGFIGSPRMNMLPVTIAATGPGGVEVVLPSGGRLTLPLQTGMLEVSGTVTLGIRPEALRLDPDGPIEGEVRLVERLGGLTLLHVAAEGRDDLIVQIEGSSAVEVHQIVRLSLAHAGCHLFDSNGLTILTLARQSIAA; from the coding sequence ATGGCAACACTTTCGCTACGTAATCTGAAAAAGGCCTATGGCACTGCCGAGGTCATCAAGGGCATCGACCTCGACATCGCCGATCGGGAATTCGTCGTGTTCGTGGGACCGTCCGGCTGCGGCAAGTCGACCCTGCTGCGCATGATCGCCGGCCTGGAGGAGATCACCTCCGGCGAGCTGATGATCGACGGCAAGCGGGTGAACGAGGTCGGCCCTGCCGACCGTGGCCTGGCAATGGTGTTCCAGTCGTACGCGCTCTACCCACATATGACGGTGGCGCAGAACATGGGCTTCGCGCTGCGGCTGGCCAAGGTGCCCAAGGCCGAGCGCGATGCCAAGGTCGCCGAGGCCGCCCGCATTCTGCAGCTCGGTCCGTATCTGGATCGCAAGCCGAAGGACCTGTCCGGTGGCCAGCGCCAGCGCGTGGCGATCGGCCGGGCGATCGTCCGCGCGCCGAAGGTGTTCCTGTTCGACGAGCCCTTGTCCAACCTCGACGCGGCACTCCGCGGCCAGACCCGCATCGAGATCGCCCGCCTGCACGAGGATCTGGCGGTGACGATGATCTACGTCACCCACGACCAGATCGAGGCGATGACCATGGCCGACAAGATTGTCGTGCTGCAGGCAGGCCGTATCGAGCAAGTCGGATCGCCGCTCGAGCTGTATCATTACCCGGCCAACCTGTTCGTCGCCGGCTTCATCGGCTCGCCGCGCATGAACATGCTGCCGGTCACCATCGCGGCGACCGGTCCCGGCGGTGTCGAGGTCGTGCTGCCCTCGGGCGGTCGCCTGACGCTTCCGTTGCAGACCGGGATGTTGGAAGTCAGCGGCACCGTCACGCTCGGCATCCGTCCGGAGGCGCTGCGCCTCGATCCCGACGGCCCGATCGAGGGCGAGGTTCGGCTGGTCGAGCGGCTGGGCGGCCTGACCCTGCTGCATGTCGCAGCCGAGGGACGCGACGACCTGATCGTCCAGATCGAGGGTAGCTCGGCGGTCGAGGTGCACCAGATCGTGCGGCTGTCTCTCGCACATGCCGGTTGCCACCTGTTCGACAGCAACGGTCTCACGATCCTGACGTTGGCAAGGCAATCGATCGCCGCCTGA
- a CDS encoding LON peptidase substrate-binding domain-containing protein gives MATRKMTRQLPRRVPRLLDLRVAGLPFELPVFPIAGALLLPGGKLPLNVFEPRYLALIEDVLSGDRLFGMIQPSVSMAEPDPETADEPDTGSDDASTPLFGVGCVGRLSSFAERQDGTCSISLTGLARFRVRHEIEGLHGYRRLAVNYEGFEKDLDQVGEIDFDREGLLESLRRYFTHRGFDARWEAIEQMDDETLLTTLSMICPLPPAEKQALLEAPTLADRARTLQALLEMAGHETEDGGKSHAV, from the coding sequence ATGGCGACCAGAAAGATGACCCGGCAGCTACCGCGTCGCGTACCGCGACTGCTGGACCTGCGCGTGGCCGGCCTTCCCTTCGAACTGCCGGTGTTCCCGATCGCGGGCGCATTGCTATTGCCCGGCGGCAAGCTGCCGCTCAACGTGTTCGAGCCGCGCTACCTGGCTCTGATCGAGGACGTGCTGTCCGGCGACCGGCTGTTCGGCATGATCCAGCCCAGCGTGAGCATGGCGGAACCGGATCCCGAAACGGCAGACGAGCCGGATACCGGCTCGGACGATGCGTCCACGCCGCTGTTCGGAGTCGGTTGCGTCGGCCGGTTGTCGTCGTTCGCGGAACGGCAGGATGGCACCTGCAGCATCAGCCTGACCGGGCTGGCCCGGTTCCGGGTCCGGCACGAGATCGAGGGGCTGCACGGCTATCGTCGGCTCGCTGTAAACTATGAGGGCTTCGAGAAGGATCTCGATCAGGTCGGCGAGATCGACTTCGATCGCGAGGGGCTGCTCGAGTCGCTCCGCCGCTACTTCACCCATCGCGGTTTCGACGCCCGCTGGGAGGCGATCGAGCAGATGGACGACGAGACGCTGCTGACGACGCTGAGCATGATCTGTCCGTTGCCGCCGGCCGAGAAACAGGCGCTGCTGGAGGCCCCGACCCTGGCCGATCGGGCGCGTACACTGCAGGCGCTGCTGGAAATGGCTGGTCACGAGACCGAGGATGGCGGCAAATCGCACGCGGTCTGA